The Setaria viridis chromosome 9, Setaria_viridis_v4.0, whole genome shotgun sequence sequence gcggcactgaTCGCGGGTGAGAGGGAGCGGGCCATGTGGGCTAGCGAGTTGGGCTGGAAGGCTAACTGTGCTAGAGTGCTGCTAGGCTGCGAGGTGCGCTGGGTCGGCTATGCGTGAGaaggtggtggaggcgggccAGGCTAAATGGAAGGGTGGGTCGATTGGGAGGTTGTCAACCCAACCCAAGAAGAGTTTGAGGGTTTTTCCTTATTTGTTTGAATATAGTTTGGATATCAAATTTGGaatgaatttcaaatttgatttgGATTTAAGGTATAGGCTTGGAGTAGGCATGGAAATAGGAGTTCTGGGTTTAATAACTAAGATCGATTATGAACCTTAAAAGGGTTCAAATgtaattaatattcaaattaaTTTTGAATATTAATTCTAGGTttctcaaggaaaaagatacttTGAAGGGAtttatttctaggatttcttagGGAAAGAGGGCAGGTTTTCTAAAGGAATTCAGATCCAACACATATGCCAATATTTTATGCAATGTTTATTTGTAAAATGATTTTGAATATTTTGGGAAAAGGAAGTAGGTTTAATTtaaagaaaatttttaaaaagatcatatttttaaatgctctaaaaagcgAGATGTTGCAATGAGTGTCACTATGTTgattatttatacatgtatgtgaagGAAGTGATGACAAATGTTGATTTTTATGTTAAACATGATGTATGGAGGtgcaatacaaaatgaaaaaagtgtgaatgtgtatgaaaaagtgtatagagtaaagaactaattaaaaatcagtcacaactggataaagataagtacacatctatatgagtattatgttgaattattgaaaaaatgagatagtagtaggtaaacaattttaattattagctaggaatttattttttataaggttttaaaaatattagctcgTGCgagagcacgggttgatggactagtataaTCCAATTGTGATATTCTAGTTATGTACCAATCCAAACAAAACTAACCTCCACTTGCGCcaaacccaagaaaaaaaaaacctcgtGTGCCTCTTCCTTGGCAATCCTAACACATCTTGGGCTTAATTGGCATCAAGACAAATGAGGTTGGGCTGGATAAGGCCCATTTGGTCCCCTGTCAATGAACCCGGGAAACCTATATAGCTTTCGGAAGTTTTTTTCTTACCCGACTATaagtgtttgagattcgtgcgtgCAATAGTATTTATTGGATGCATCTCCTCTCTCCCCCAATCCAAGCCAGCTCCCCCATCCAGATcccatcgccaccgccaccctaAGCTCACGCGCCACTGTGCTACCCCCAGCTCGTTGCCATCCATGTGCTGCTGCCGCCCTCGAGGACGAggccacgcgcgccgccggccacttgCGCAACCGCCGGCCCCGCGGGTGAGGTCCCGCGCGCCGCTGACCCTAGGATGCGGCTCCGCCCACGCTGGCTGCGTCAGCCCGCTTGCTGCCTGCCGAGTGAGGTGGCCCTACCGCAcccaaggttgaagaagaagaaaaaaatgttgattcGTGTTTGGCAAAAATGTTGAACCCAGTTTATCCAAAGGTTGACATTCACAACGAAAAATATTGAATGTTGTTTTTTGTTGTAAAATGTTGATCTCTATTTTAAGAAATATTGAATCTAATATTTTGAATGTTGGTCTAACtttcaaaaatgttgaatctagttTGATGAAATGTTGAATCTGGTTAGTAGAAGTGTTGATTTGAATTCCTAATTAAGcataactagtccatcaacttgCGCTCCTGCACGGGCTAATGTTCTTTAAAactattatatttaaaaattatactcctaactaataatcaaaattgtttacctactactctcttatttttttcaatacttcaacataatctgtcatatagatatgtacttatctttgtccagttgtgattgacttttaattagtaattactctatacactttttcattcacattcatactttttccattttgtatcgcacctccttacattgtgtttagcataaaattcaatatttttcatcaattcctcacatacatgtataaatggtctaaatggtgacactcatcatgtgtatgtactttaacttagtatttatGTAAgaacaatgatataaataggtaatttagaatcatatattagtttacttttggatatttttgTATTAGgaacatgaagataattagattaagatttaggtgtttactttaggttctTTTTACTAatgacatacgtgggtaacttagatacaaatttagaatggtattttaagttatgttttatataatgatatgtatgagtaaattagatgaagattatgggttactttagattatttttataatggtcgagctcggtaatttagatataggtttagagtttatttttaaatatttccataatgacagtggtggtaattttttagaaaatataatagaccaatgactatgattattagagtttacaaggttcatgTTCGATATTTcttatttttgtgagaatttttagaatttatcttttttctctaggaactaatgcagagtcttcaatgaaaaaaattgagaCCGCATTGCTACATAATTATTACTTTGAGATACCTCTCATtcgttaaatattcgaacacaatacttatatagatatatacttcttatcttcatccaattgtgatagattttagttagtaattactctataatattttcatccatatttataatctttaaattttcactttgcatcagaGGTGTGcacttgaatttatttaatgaaccctaagtttgagctataattttaatataaaaatctatattctcatcacttcctctatatctttatcaatagtgacacacatcatgtgtatatatcttaattattatatcatataccaatagtgtaagaaatagacgatttagaatcatatattgatgtatattttttaattaaggtgatttggattcaaatgtggggagtattagtggtgggaaatttagttacaaatttagggggattattttaaatattgtttataatgatATAAGTGGGTagttttgatgaagattagggggttactttagttaattttatataatggtagatgtgggtaatttagatatagatttaggggttacttttgGCTATTTtgataatggtataggtgggtaatttttttttaaaaaacataatagatccaataacTATGATGATTttagtctaccgattgatggttagatgttttgttttttttgagaatttctgaAATTTCTCTATTTTTCGTGAGTGTCTGAATCCTAaatcacctggaggcttcaaaaggatgATCCATCTTTTGTTTGCACAAGCCATACAGGAGCCAGCCCCCGGATGAACCATCTTTTGTCTGCAGAGCTTCGCGTCCATCTGCCGGACGCGCGCCCGGATGGTGTTCGGCGGAACgcctcaccggcggcgcgcCCGCATTTCTCATGGAAAAACCCAAGGCGCGGCGCTATCGGACGCGTCTGTTGTGCTCGCCGAAATGACGAAACGGCTGGGGAAAGTGGGTGCGGAAGGGACCGAGGAGCATCGGCTCGAGCACGGCCGGGTCATCCTCATCGTTCTCAAGGTACTTCTCCCAAAAACTCCCTTGTGCCAAATTAATTTCCTTTTCGCTTTACATTACATGTCGTCGTCCTATGCTATGCGAATGAGATTGCAGCTGCACTTGCACAGATTTGTTTGCGCCCCGTGTCTGAAACAGGGTGCGTGCACTTCTTCCTTGACTCGGTACTGGCGTCGTTGCTCTCGCTTTCCTTTGCGTCCCCACCCCGGTCTTGCCGGCCATTCCACTTCCAGTCCAAATGCCGTGTTAGCCATGCTCCATGTGCTCCGAAATTCCACGACGACCGCAAGTCCATGGTCGTCGTCAACCACCTATCACCAGTTACTTAATCATACAAGTGGCCTCCAAACCAGAAGACAAAAAGTAGAAAAATCCACCCTAGTCGGTCCCCAGGACTCAAATCCAGAGCCAGCCATGGCAGAGCACGCACAGGGCTCCCGAGCCCTTCTCATCTGCCTCTGCCTGTGCCTGTGCCTCCTCCTATCATCCTCGGAGCACCTGGCGATGAGCAtggacctcgacgacgacgacttctTCGACGACAGCTTCTACGACGAGGTGGCACCGGCACGGCGCCTATATGATGAACGAGGCCTCAACGTTCTGAACAGCAACACTTCCTCCAACAGGTCCGGTGCGGCCTTCTGCAGGCTGCTGTCGCTGCAGATACTGGACCTCTCCAACAACCAGCTCACCGGGGAGCTACCGGACTGCTGGTGGGAGATGCAGGCCTTGCAGTTCATGGACCTTTCCAACAACTCTTTCTCAGGTCAGATCCCTGAAGCCCCTCCGACCCACAACTGTTATCTCGAGTCGCTCCATCTTGCCGGCAATGGCTTCACCGGGGTCTTCCCATCGGTCGTCCAGGGCTGTGAATCTCTAGCCACTCTAGATATTGGGAACAACCAGTTCTCTGGTACAATTCCTCCCTGGATTGGAGGTGAAGATCGAGCTCTGAAAATTCTTAGACTTAGGTCGAACAATTTCACTGGTGAAATTCCTCCGGACTTATCGAAGCTTCCGCAGCTTCAGTTGCTAGACTTGGCCAACAACGGCTTGACAGGACCGATCCCAAGAGAGTTTGGGAAATTAACTGCCATGAGGAATCCGATAATTAATTCCACAGGATCGCTAGACGGGTCCACTTATCAGGATAGAATTGACATAATCTGGAAGGGGCAAGAGCTGATATTCCAAAGAATTCTTCAGCTCATGACGGGTATCGATTTGTCAGGCAATTCACTGTCTCAATGCATCCCAGAAGAGATAACCAATCTTGAAGGCCTTCGATTTCTAAACTTGTCAAGAAATAATCTGTCCTGCGGTATTCCTAAAAATATTGGTAGTTTGAATGTTCTTGAGTCCCTTGACCTCTCATTGAATGAACTGTCAGGAGTCATTCCTGTAGGCTTGAGTAATATGGTATCCCTCAATACATTGAATCTCTCAAACAACCATTTATCGGGGCAAATACCCACAGGGAATCAACTTCAGACCTTGAATGACCCATCGATTTACAGCAACAATCCTGGGCTCTGTGGACCTCCTTTGGATATTCCCTGCACAAATGCTTCACCTGCACTGGACAAGAAAGACGGTAAAGATTGTGACCAATGGCTGTACTACTGTGTGATTGCTGGAATTGTTTTTGGATTTTGGCTATGGTGTGGGATGATCCTTTCCATTCCAAAGTGGAGacattctgttttcttttttgttgaTCGCATGCAATACAAGGTTATGCTAAAGTTGCAGCCCATCGATCAATATCTTTCCAAAGAAAAGAGTGATCCACTTCTGTAGATGTGCTTTCTACAAATGAATCAAGCTGAAGAATGAAGTATACTACGTTCCCTATTGTGCATTGCAATGCAATCTCTTATTTCTCCCGAAGTACGGCAGGAGATTTAATTTGCTGCCTTTGTATATTATAAGGTGTAATACTGAGAAGATATCCAAAAGCATTCTCTTCAACTGTCATATAGCAATTTCAATACATATATACGTGCTCCTTTCTTATATGTTTTTTAGCAGAGGAACAACAAATTCTTATTTTAATGTACTTGGTTCGAGCCTACTACCGCTATGAAAAGACCATCTACACGAAACTATTTTCAAGAAGTGGTGGATATATCCGCAATCCATGCAGGGAAAACTTTGGCTGGGAGCTGCTCTTCTGTCGTCTAAAATATTCTGAGAGAACTCGTCATGCACAACCAAATTAAAAGAGTAACAAAAATAAAGTGAGGAAAGGATAGTCTAAGCAGCACGGATACGGATACGCGTATCGGTATCAGAAGGATACGGATACGCGGATACGGCAATTTCTTAAATAACCCGATACGCGGATACGTTTTAActattttattaataaatagataACAATGCatattaaattgcaaaatagATATTCAAGTTCAACAGATAGACATTTAAGGTCTATTACACTCAGAATAATATGATAGCAGGTTTTTATTTAGGAAATTAATAAAAGGTAGTAGCAAACTAGCAATATAGGATAAGGATAGCATCAAGCCATCAACATCAAGTTTCTTCCTCGATTTCCTCATTCTCCTCCACActttcaacctcaagatcacCCAATCCAAATGATATAGTCTGCAAGTCAGGCTCATCAATGGAGAGGTCAGCAACTTCAAGAAGACCTACACCACTAAGGGAATCAAAAGAATCTCCTCCGACATCCCACATCCTTGTCTCTCCTGTCTTGTATGCATCAGTTCTTCTTGACAAATGCCTCATATTTGAGTGCACAAAGACCAAATCTTCAGCCCGCTCAGGAGTTAAGGCATTTCTCTTGACACTATGGATGAAGCTATATGTGCTCCAGTTTCTTtcacagcaagaagaggaggccGGTTGGCTCAGCAATTTTAAGGCCAAACTCATCAATAGAGGGACAGATTGTCCATGATTTGTCCACCAAGTCATTGGGGAAACAGCCCATCTATCATGTATAGAATCAGGATCATTGAATTCTTCTGAACAACTAGAAAACCTTGAGTATTCTTCCTTTACTTTAGCCAACTCTTGCGGTATGTGAAAGAACTTCTTGAAGCAAGTCATCCTCATTTGTGATACCTCCTTATTCttgtgggggggggggtagtCGACCAGCACCTTCTTCAAGCCACTTGTTGCTGTAAAATCTGCATTTGGCAATTTAGCATTACAATTTAGAACATGAGCAACTGAAAAAATAAAGGGCAAagaatctgaattctgaactgTATAGTGTATACTGTATAGTGTTACCTTGGATTGAGTGAATGAGCCAAACAATGTAGTGGATTATTGCCTTTTGTCCACCTAGCAATCAATATATCATGAATAACAGAGTAGAGGTCTGACTCCTCATTTGGTTCCTTCCCTTCATACAGATATATCTCTTTCTTCACTTTCTCAATCATTGAATCCCACATCTCATAGATTAAGTGAAGACATGGGGTGTCGGTGTCCGCAAAGCGTATCATATCATAGATAGGAGTAGTGATCCTAAGAATGTAATCTACATTGCCCCACCAGACATCACTTAGTATTTTTTCCTTTACATGTTGGGCAGTTGAAGCATCCTCTTTGTAGATGCTCCATTTGTCACTAATCACTATGTGTTGGAGAGCTGCTTTTACCTCAACAAACCGTTTTAGCATACATACAACTGATGCAAATCTTGTTTCAGCAATAGAAAGCAACTTCAAATGGCTGAACTCATTGAACATGGAAAGATGCATGCCAtgattcattatgaaattcttGATCATACTAGCCTCAACTTTAACATCATGTATAAATTCTAGTTGTCCCCAAACATGCATATCCTCATCAGTAGGTGTCCTTGGCAGTTTAGGTTCACATATATTTTTCATAGCAAGGTTGAGAGTATGCACTACACAAGGTGTCCAAAATATGTGATCATTTTCAGCTTCAATTAAAATACCCGCACCTTTGCAGTTTGCAGCATTATCTGTGATGATTTGTACCACATTTTGTCGACCTACTTCATCAATAATAGCCCTCAACTTCTCAGCAATATATTCTTTTGACTTGTATTCTCCGTCACAATTGTCAGCCCTCAAAAACATTGGAGCTTTCTCAGAAACAGCAATGAAGTTGATGATTGGCCTCCTCTGAGGATTTGACCAACCATCACTGCAGATTGTGACCCCTTTCTCTGGCCATGTGCTCTTTGTACTCTCCAATAGAGTCTCTATGTGCCTTCTTTCTTGCTTCAGGAGTGATTCCCTAGCCCTGTTATACCCAGGGATTGTGTAACCTTGCAAATTGTGGCTGCAAGCAAATGCAAAAGCTTCTCTAAAATATGGGTTTCTCAAAAAGTTGAAAGATATCCCTCCAGAATACATTGCTCTAACAATTAAAGCATCCAAGTGCTTGCGGTCTTGCAATGTCCAAGATTTTTCCAATATAGAAGCAGGTCCcctcttgttcttcttgttgtAATTGGCTGAAGAAGGAGCTACTGGCAAAGCAACGGTGCGTGTCTTTGCTCTTTCCACCAGCTCCTTGCACCTTTCCACTTCCCTCCTCATCTCACTCAGCATTTCATATGAAACCTTCGGACATTTGCTAATCCCCTTCCCTTATTTCTGCAGCAAATGAGCTTCAACTCTAGTGTAGCTGCTGCTTTTTTCCAATGGACAATAGTTGCATCTCCATAAAGCATTTCCTCCACTAGCTTTAGGCCTCTCTAAAATGGTGACATGATCCCACAGCGGAGCCTTGATATCAGTTGCTTCTCTGGATCCAGATCCCACACTACCACTAGCAGTAGCACTACCACTACTTGCACTACTCAAATTTGGAGATGCCATACTGGTCGACAATGAACATTGGACAAAATCAATAAGGCTCTAATCAGTAATCAGGAAGGGGTAATGGCCTTTGGCCTAATGGGGCAGGCCGGCAGGGTGCACTGGCTCTAAATCGgattggggagggagaggaactCACAGGCATGAGTGGGGCCAGGGGCTCGAAGAACTCGCAGGGGGCTAGGGGCTCGGCGGCGTTGCAGCCGGCCGTCGCggggggccggccgggcgcagctcctcgtcgccgtcgcggggGGCCGGGAGCTTCttgtcgccggcgagggcggaGGCTGGCCGCCGGACGGGAGGCAGAGGCGGCTGCGCGTGTGAGGCAGAGGCGGCTGCGTGTGAGGTGGTCAGGAGTAGGGCAAAGGAAGATTGGGTGGTGGTAAGTTGGGCTGGGCCG is a genomic window containing:
- the LOC117837928 gene encoding uncharacterized protein, translating into MAEHAQGSRALLICLCLCLCLLLSSSEHLAMSMDLDDDDFFDDSFYDEVAPARRLYDERGLNVLNSNTSSNRSGAAFCRLLSLQILDLSNNQLTGELPDCWWEMQALQFMDLSNNSFSGQIPEAPPTHNCYLESLHLAGNGFTGVFPSVVQGCESLATLDIGNNQFSGTIPPWIGGEDRALKILRLRSNNFTGEIPPDLSKLPQLQLLDLANNGLTGPIPREFGKLTAMRNPIINSTGSLDGSTYQDRIDIIWKGQELIFQRILQLMTGIDLSGNSLSQCIPEEITNLEGLRFLNLSRNNLSCGIPKNIGSLNVLESLDLSLNELSGVIPVGLSNMVSLNTLNLSNNHLSGQIPTGNQLQTLNDPSIYSNNPGLCGPPLDIPCTNASPALDKKDGKDCDQWLYYCVIAGIVFGFWLWCGMILSIPKWRHSVFFFVDRMQYKVMLKLQPIDQYLSKEKSDPLL
- the LOC140221116 gene encoding putative transcriptional regulator tpeD, whose amino-acid sequence is MRREVERCKELVERAKTRTVALPVAPSSANYNKKNKRGPASILEKSWTLQDRKHLDALIVRAMYSGGISFNFLRNPYFREAFAFACSHNLQGYTIPGYNRARESLLKQERRHIETLLESTKSTWPEKGVTICSDGWSNPQRRPIINFIAVSEKAPMFLRADNCDGEYKSKEYIAEKLRAIIDEVGRQNVVQIITDNAANCKGAGILIEAENDHIFWTPCVVHTLNLAMKNICEPKLPRTPTDEDMHVWGQLEFIHDVKVEASMIKNFIMNHGMHLSMFNEFSHLKLLSIAETRFASVVCMLKRFVEVKAALQHIVISDKWSIYKEDASTAQHVKEKILSDVWWGNVDYILRITTPIYDMIRFADTDTPCLHLIYEMWDSMIEKVKKEIYLYEGKEPNEESDLYSVIHDILIARWTKDFTATSGLKKVLVDYPPPHKNKEVSQMRMTCFKKFFHIPQELAKVKEEYSRFSSCSEEFNDPDSIHDRWAVSPMTWWTNHGQSVPLLMSLALKLLSQPASSSCCERNWSTYSFIHSVKRNALTPERAEDLVFVHSNMRHLSRRTDAYKTGETRMWDVGGDSFDSLSGVGLLEVADLSIDEPDLQTISFGLGDLEVESVEENEEIEEET